Sequence from the Priestia megaterium genome:
CGCAAAACCAAGGCGTTCCCAAAACAGCTTGGCTCTAGGATTTTGAGACAGAACGCCAAGAAGAAGAACTGAAACTCCTTCTTCTTTTAGCTTGTCTTCAAACGCTAGATACGCCTGCGTTCCGAAACTGAAATTATGATAGGCGCTATGAATGATAAAAGCTCCAATCCATGGATGGTCATCGTTTGGGTTTTGTTTCATGTAATCAATAACCCCTACGTATGTATCGTCAGCTTTTATAAAATAACTGTCTGTTTTTTCATTCATGTATTCTTTAAAAAGCTCTTCTTCACTCCGCTCTTTCTTGCCGTTTTCTAACACATTATATGCTTCGTTCGAATTGATAATCTCTGAAACAATATACATCGTGTCAGCTGTAATAGGTTCAAATGAAATCATATGTCTTCCCTTCTTTCTCTGTAAAGTAGCTGTATATCGTTGCTTTGTCAATTTTACCATTTTTCATTCGCGGAAAGGACGTTAAAACTCTCCATACGCGCGGGATTTTATAAGCAGATACTCGTTTTGTCAGCGCTTGTCTTACATCAGAAAGAGAAATGTTCTCTAAGACAATTGCTGCACCTACGACTTCTGAACGTTCAGCATCTACTACGCTAAAAACGGCTGCTTCGCTAACGCCCGGTATTTGTAAAAGCAGTTCTTCAATTTCTTCAGCATATACTAAGCTTCCGCTGCTTTTAATCACGTTTTTATCTCTCCCTACGATGGTAATGCTTCCGTCTTGAAGCTGAATCGCAATATCATGCGACGTAACATATCCGTTAAAAAACGAGCGGTTTGTTTCTTCGCTGTCATTAACAAACCCTTCGAATGCTTGAGTTGTTTTTACAAATAGTGTTCCTTTATCTCCTTTTTCTACTTCTTTTCCACGTTCATTAAGGATTAAAACGTCTACACTGTCAACAGGATAGCCTACTGTATGAGGCATCGTTTCAGCTGTATCTGGTGAAAGCACCGTAACAAATCCCATTTCAGAAGATCCGTAATATTCATAAAGGGCGGCAATGGGAAATGTTTGTGAAAATTTCTTTCGAACGGAAGGCGATAATTTATTGCCTACTGAAATCACGGTCTTTGGCAGAAATCGTTTTTCTTTCGGTCTGCTTTGTACATAACGAAGCAACGGAGAAATTAATGCGGGTGTAATAGACATACAGCTAGCTTCCTTGTAAAAAACAGATGAAGGTGTAAACGCTTCTAGCATAATAGCGTGCATGCCGCTGCAAAGCGCATGTAAAACTGGGTAAAGCTGCGCGGAATACGAGATATGTAAAGGAACAAGCACTTTGTCGTGTTGCTTTAAAGAAAATATGTCTGACCATTCTTGAAACGATGAAGACCAAGAATGATGCGATTTTACAAACCCTTTAGGCCTTCCTGTTGACCCGGAGGTAAATCCAAATAAAAATAGATCGGACAGTGCATTTCCTTGCCGTACGGGCAGCAGAGGTTTTTCTTTTGTTATGTTAGTTAAAGAAGAAGTTTCCCATAGCCAATTCGGAGATTGAATCGAAAAATAAGTATCGATTTCAGCGTCTGTTAACTCATTGTGTAAAAGCATCACCACTCCACCGGCTTTTAAAATCGCTAAAAACGACACAATAGCTTCTACATTGTTTGGCATACTTAAAGCAACAAGCTCTCCTTTTTCCATCCCTTTTTCCTGCAGCTGTTTTTCGGCTTTGCATACACGATCCCACATTTGACTATAGCTTAGTTCATCAATAGAATCCGATAGTGCGAGTCTGTCAGGATTTTGTTGACACTGATTAAAAACTATTTCTTCAATTCGTTTCATTACTGCGTAAGCTCCCTTTTTATTTTACTTTTAGTGTACCGTAAATGCAGGTTTGAGAAAAGAAAAAATGTAAACTTACATAAAAATAAAGTTGACTAATTTAAGTTTAATAAGATACGATAGTCATGTTTTATCATACATAGCGGAGGTTTACGATGAAAACAAAAGATATGACGTACGTTGCATTATTCACAGCTATAATGGGAGCTCTAGGACTCGTCCCTCCTATTTTTTTATCTTTTACACCCGTTCCGATTACTCTTCAGCCTATGGGTGTCATGCTATCGGGAGGAATTCTTGGAGCTAGACTAGGAGCTTTAAGTCAATTTCTTTTTTTATGTTTGCTAGCAGCTGGCGTTCCTTTACTTGCTGGAGGGCGCGGAGGAATCGGGGTATTCTTGAGTCCGAGTGCTGGGTATATCATTGGCTATGTGTTTGCAGCTTTCTTTATTGGGTGGACGCTATCACGGTTAAAAAATGTAACGGTTGCAAAGGCATTTGCCGTAAATGTGTTATTTGGCATTGTGTTAGTATACGCATGCGGCATTCCTGTACAGGCAATGCAGCTTCACATTCCGTTTCTGAAGTCCCTTCAGCTAAGCTTTGTTTATCTTCCGGGTGACTTCATAAAAGCAGCGGTCGCGGCGTATTTAATTACAAAAGTTCGAAAAGCAGTAGCGGTACCTGGCCGTTCTAAAACGGCTTCTATGTAAGGAAGTGATGACCATGTATCAAGCAGCAGTTGTAAAAGCGAAGCGTACAGTGATTGGAAAAGAAAACGGCGCACTTAAAAATTTTCGCGTTCAAGAGCTAGCGGCTCCTTTATTAAAACAGCTTAGCGCTGGAATCGAGCATGAAATTGATGACATTATTTTAGGAAATGTTGTAGGTCCAGGAGGAAACGTAGCTAGGCTATCCGCTTTAGAAGCGGACCTCCCTTTTTCTATCCCGGGAATGACCATTGATCGTCAGTGCGGAGCCGGCTTAGAGGCAATTCGAATGGCCAGCTATTTGATAAAAGCGGGCGCCGGAACGTGTTATTTAGCTGGAGGCGTTGAAAGTACAAGTACTTCTCCTTTTGAAAAAAGAGCACGTTTTTCTCCTGATAAAATTGGTGACCCTGACATGGGAATTGCAGCAGAAAACGTGGCCCAGCGATACAACATATCTAAAGACCAGCAGGACAAGTACGCTCTTTTAAGTCATAAAAGAAGCTGGGAGGCTTTTGAGAAAGGAATGTTTGAAGAAGAAACGCTTCCTCTTCCAAATGTGATGCAAGATGAAGCATTTACGAAAAAACGAAACCTAACAAAGCTGCTTCAAAAAGCCAGTCCCGTCTTTTTGAAAAAAGAAGGTACCGTCACCGCAGCAAACAGCTGTGGAATTAACGACGGGGCCTGCGTTACCCTTGTGATGGAAGAGCAAAAAGCACGCGCCTTAGGATTTCAGCCCGTTTTACGTTTTATAGACGCTGATATTTCAGGCGTGTCGCCTCTATACCCTGCTATTGCGCCCGTTTCTGCGATTAAAAATATCTTGAAGCGAAATTCTCTTACGATAGATGACATTGACTTATTTGAAATCAATGAAGCCTTTGCCGTTAAAGTTGTTGCTTGTATGCAAGAACTGGGGATATCAGAAGAGAAAGTAAATATTCGCGGAGGAGCGTTGACGCTGGGACACCCGTACGGAGCATCAGGAGCTATTTTAGCTACGCGCCTTTTTTATGAAAGCAAGCGCCAAGACATACGATATGTAATAGCTGCTTTAGGGAGCGGAGGCGGAATAGGAACAGCGGTATTATTTGAAGTCATCAAATAATACCGCTGTTTTTTATCCTTTTCTTATCACGTTGTGCTGTATTAAATATTGCTCAATATCTTTAAATGTCTCAACCAGAACAAATGGAACGTTTTGTTCGCGCAGTAAATCCTGCAAAGAATCTTTTGCAAATGTGACGTCTGCATATTTTGCCGGATGCGAATCCGGCTCGCTGTCTCCCGCAAAATAAATCGTTTCGTATGCTTCCTTTAGTTCTTGAATAACAGCCGATTTATCAATGCCGTAGCGCTCTGAATGCCATCTGTGAGCAGGATCTAGACGCAAATGAACATTGTTTTGATGAAAATATCCTTCATTCGAATAAACTTCCACTTTTTCAACACCGTATTTATCTAAAATCGGTTTAATATAGTACGTTGTTCCAGCGCTTAAAATATAAAAATCTCCGCCGTTTTTCTGAACAGCTGTAATAAAAGCGGGCACGTATTCATCAATTGGAATATTCGCTACTTCTTCTAAAATTTTCGGCTCTTCCTGGTGAATCGATTTGAAAACAGTAGATAAAAAATCAA
This genomic interval carries:
- a CDS encoding acetyl-CoA C-acyltransferase, which encodes MYQAAVVKAKRTVIGKENGALKNFRVQELAAPLLKQLSAGIEHEIDDIILGNVVGPGGNVARLSALEADLPFSIPGMTIDRQCGAGLEAIRMASYLIKAGAGTCYLAGGVESTSTSPFEKRARFSPDKIGDPDMGIAAENVAQRYNISKDQQDKYALLSHKRSWEAFEKGMFEEETLPLPNVMQDEAFTKKRNLTKLLQKASPVFLKKEGTVTAANSCGINDGACVTLVMEEQKARALGFQPVLRFIDADISGVSPLYPAIAPVSAIKNILKRNSLTIDDIDLFEINEAFAVKVVACMQELGISEEKVNIRGGALTLGHPYGASGAILATRLFYESKRQDIRYVIAALGSGGGIGTAVLFEVIK
- a CDS encoding MtnX-like HAD-IB family phosphatase; the protein is MKKWAFVSDFDGTISKKDFYWIVIEKYFPEGEELFRRWKAGEMKDIDFLSTVFKSIHQEEPKILEEVANIPIDEYVPAFITAVQKNGGDFYILSAGTTYYIKPILDKYGVEKVEVYSNEGYFHQNNVHLRLDPAHRWHSERYGIDKSAVIQELKEAYETIYFAGDSEPDSHPAKYADVTFAKDSLQDLLREQNVPFVLVETFKDIEQYLIQHNVIRKG
- a CDS encoding class I adenylate-forming enzyme family protein; the encoded protein is MKRIEEIVFNQCQQNPDRLALSDSIDELSYSQMWDRVCKAEKQLQEKGMEKGELVALSMPNNVEAIVSFLAILKAGGVVMLLHNELTDAEIDTYFSIQSPNWLWETSSLTNITKEKPLLPVRQGNALSDLFLFGFTSGSTGRPKGFVKSHHSWSSSFQEWSDIFSLKQHDKVLVPLHISYSAQLYPVLHALCSGMHAIMLEAFTPSSVFYKEASCMSITPALISPLLRYVQSRPKEKRFLPKTVISVGNKLSPSVRKKFSQTFPIAALYEYYGSSEMGFVTVLSPDTAETMPHTVGYPVDSVDVLILNERGKEVEKGDKGTLFVKTTQAFEGFVNDSEETNRSFFNGYVTSHDIAIQLQDGSITIVGRDKNVIKSSGSLVYAEEIEELLLQIPGVSEAAVFSVVDAERSEVVGAAIVLENISLSDVRQALTKRVSAYKIPRVWRVLTSFPRMKNGKIDKATIYSYFTEKEGKTYDFI
- a CDS encoding biotin transporter BioY, translated to MKTKDMTYVALFTAIMGALGLVPPIFLSFTPVPITLQPMGVMLSGGILGARLGALSQFLFLCLLAAGVPLLAGGRGGIGVFLSPSAGYIIGYVFAAFFIGWTLSRLKNVTVAKAFAVNVLFGIVLVYACGIPVQAMQLHIPFLKSLQLSFVYLPGDFIKAAVAAYLITKVRKAVAVPGRSKTASM
- a CDS encoding GNAT family N-acetyltransferase; protein product: MISFEPITADTMYIVSEIINSNEAYNVLENGKKERSEEELFKEYMNEKTDSYFIKADDTYVGVIDYMKQNPNDDHPWIGAFIIHSAYHNFSFGTQAYLAFEDKLKEEGVSVLLLGVLSQNPRAKLFWERLGFAQYATKPLHHNQVNCLEKEL